One Mobula birostris isolate sMobBir1 chromosome 4, sMobBir1.hap1, whole genome shotgun sequence DNA window includes the following coding sequences:
- the mrps18c gene encoding small ribosomal subunit protein bS18m, protein MLRVVRTWRPGYWQRGITTQQIPSVSDMPIKLENPYKEPPKKCILCGISVDYKNVQLLSQFISPYTGRILGRHITGLCGKKQKEISKTIKKSQRMGFMSVTLKDPAFIKDTNICDYKLWE, encoded by the exons ATGTTACGGGTAGTGAGGACATGGCGTCCAG GGTACTGGCAAAGGGGAATCACCACTCAACAGATTCCAAGCGTTTCTGATATG CCAATAAAGCTAGAAAATCCTTACAAAGAACCTCCCAAGAAGTGCATTTTATGTGGCATTTCAGTGGATTACAAGAATGTACAG CTTTTATCCCAGTTCATCTCTCCATATACAGGTCGTATTTTAGGCAGACATATAACTG GTTTGTgtggaaagaaacaaaaagaaatttCTAAGACTATCAAAAAATCCCAGCGGATGG GATTTATGTCGGTGACATTGAAAGACCCAGCTTTCATAAAGGATACAAACATTTGTGATTACAAACTGTGGGAATAA